Below is a genomic region from Tripterygium wilfordii isolate XIE 37 chromosome 12, ASM1340144v1, whole genome shotgun sequence.
CAAGAGGGAATCGCGGATGGACTTCAAAAGTTGGCACACTCTTATGTATGGGTGACACTCCATGTGTTATGAATCCTTAAGTACGTACAAAAATATAAGGTAGTGCatgtagaaaaaataaaaaatgtgggATTAGCATATGACATGATGGCATGGCCCCATTGGCTGTTCAATCTTAATTATTTGAGATGCTGAGGATTATTATCCTCCATTAGAGTATGGATATGCTTTTATGGATAAGTTTTAGTAATTTGGATAACTATGGAataaattcttttttaaaaaaaccataTATTAGTGTACATGTGTTCATGGTACATGCACATACCGACAATTTTGAGTTCAATTTTTCGAGAGTTTGTATGTTTTAGAAGATTTTTCAAACCAATTTAAATTCAttacaacaatattttttgtgtgATGAAacaaaaaatctataaataGTATATGTTAAGACAtttatcccacatcgattagGTAAGTTGATGAGTGTTAAGACTTATATTCCGtttcaattaaatattaaatgtaAGCCACCaatatgatatataaataaacatTAAATCTCTCTCAACCAAGAACATCattttaagaacaaaatcgtCGGACTTTAGGTTCAAAGTGTATAATACACGTATCTGAGTTATTTGTGTTGAATTTATATTGTGCTCTTACGAGTATCCTATTTAATATACAACACCTTTTTGAATTAAAGTTATTTAGTTAGATTTATACATTGCTCTCACGAATATCTAATGACATGAACAGACAATAACATGAATACACAAACGTTAAAACTTAATTGGCAAATGAAAGAGGCCAAAACCTACTATTTTAAATCACGATAAGGTATATAAGTAGATGCGCATTTAAAAAGGAACAGGTGGGTCGTCTTGATTAAACCACTCGCTCCACTCCACTACCGTACCTGTCTGTCATGGGAAGGCgctataataataatgatagagAGCACTAAATGAGCGTTGCCTGTAAATCAGTAAATGGACTCTCTCTTATATTTCTCTCAACTTTTATTGATTTAACGtgtttttcattaaatatttatttctccCTCTGTTACAATTCCGAAGTGATAGAGATCTCAGTCATCCTAATAACTGATATATCACTCTTTGATTCAATCACGAGGTTATGTAGACTCCCACACTTACATCAATAGGACAAGATGAATTACTGGGATGACTAAGACGCCCATTTAatgagatccctaacattttttatCCTAACTTATCTGTCATCATTTGAAAATCTAATTTAtttaaacaatataatttaatgTAATTTACTTACACAAAATAACTATGTTATTCTAAATTTACCCTTATTTatgatgacatttttttttgtaacaagACTAATTTTGAAAtgcaataataaaatttttaattaataaaaaaatgacaataaTTTTGGAACAACCCAAAATAAAAAGATGGACAATCCAAATGTACAGAGAGgatattaaaaaggaaaataaattagTTAAAAACTATATAATTTGGAAATTCGAGGGACAAGCGTGGGCGTATaataagagcacttgcaattgTGTTAATCTAATGGGTATGAGTGAGATTTTAACGGGGCATGAATACAAAAGTGTGTACAATGGAACAATTTTGTTGTCCCACTTTTATTGGAAACAACATGAGGGAAGGGAAGATTGATGTGCTTTTTGTTGGCTCCAACACATGAGACCTACTTGTACCACACTCACAATTATATCAAAAATTAATAGTGAGTCTCATTTCTATTatatcaaaaattaaattaataaatttacactattgtactaaaatattttgttgacttaGCCACATCATCAAAACACACCTCTTGATACATTTTGTGTtaacaaagaaaattaaaagacGAAGGTCAAATCAGTCCAGTCGTGAAGATAAGCACAGTACCAAATATACCCCTGAAGAATACGAACGGCTTAGATTTAACTATCCAAAATCGTAGCCATCGATATCCGTTCCCTCGAATCGTTCGGCGGATTATTATCAAAAGCAGcacaaaatattattaatttcagGCGAGAAAAGGAAgtgtctttttttaaaaaaaaaaatttaaaaagttttttattttaatgcatAGAGTTTCACATCGGACGGCAATGAGCTTTTCTTACTTTGTGACAGATGGAGGGTTCTTAAGCTGTTACTGCTCTCTTTGTGCTTCCCCTGTGAACTCTTTCTTCTATTCCGCGCAGAAAACCAAAAGCTCTCTCCACTGATCTTCTTCTTTAGGTGCTGATCGGCAATCAAAACCAGGTAAATGGTTTGAATCATTCAGTTTCTCCTTTCTATGGAATTTTTAGCCGAGTTGTTGCCGTTTTGAGGGAATGATTCTGCGGTTGTTTTTCGTGGCTGCCTTGTTTTCCTCTTCTTTGTACGTCTTGTCTTTAGTTTCTGTTTTTCTGTTGAGAAATCAGTGGAGAATGAAGGAAGTAGAGTCTGAAATGTTAAGTGTTCTTGAGTTTGTTTCTCGTTTCCGTACAATGTATAATCGGTTTGAGCAAGGGACATGCAGTAGTTTGAGATTCATTGGAGGCCGTAGATGTGGCATATCTGAGTTTCAAAGTTTTCTCACGCTTTCTCGGCTGCGTTCAGTTTGCTCTTTTTCTTTGCTGTTTCTTTTGTGTTGTGtgaaattttattctcttccttcttctgcAGCTTATTATTGTGGTGCTTAGATTCTTGATAAGCTCAAATGATTTCGATCTGTAAGATTTTATGGGCTAATGCTCAACTTTGTGCAATTATGTTTTAGAGGGGGTTGACTTCTATAACTATGAGATTCATCTAGTAGATTCTGTTCAGTTTTGATTTTTAGACGGAAACTGATTTCGTTTGTGTAGTTCTTACTTCTTAGGCTAGAATTATTGTTAGGTGAAGCTATGATCACTTAGGCTTTTAAACTTCAccctattttattttagattttgtTTAGGTTCTCTTAATCCTTGAGGGATCTGCAAGATTATGAGTGATTAGTTAACAAAAACTACCTCGCTGCTCTTAGCAATGTTCTTTGTCACACTTCAGAGAGTAATTTGTCATGCAACCGATGTTTAATTAAACTGGTAGAATTTTACATCTAATCATTCATTTCCTTATTTGAATTGCTTTGTTGAATAGGGTGGCCAATTATGGCTCTCTTCGCATTTACTTATTTTTCCTCCATTCTGTGTATTCTGTTTACCTACTAGTAATTTGCTTTATTTGAATTCAATGCCTCTTATGGCTTcctaaagaacaataaataattaaatgtaCTGTGATTAAGCAGGTCTGCGAGAGACTGTGAGTTTTTAATTCTGATGTCTCCACCACTTGGTGTTGGGGAGGAGGGTCAGAGCAATGTAACCTTACTGGCCTCTTCGAATTCTGGGGGAAGTGTATGCCAGAATGGCTTAGAACTAAAAGAGCATAACTACATGGGATTATCTGATTCTTCTTCTAGAGATAGCTCTGTGGTCTCTGTTGCATCTGACGAAACTAAAACTAGCTTGAATCTAAAGGCCACAGAGTTAAGGCTGGGGCTTCCTGGATCCCAGTCCCCTGAGAGAGAACCACAGATCTCCTTGTCAAGTTCTGCACGACTCGATGAGAAGACTCTTTTCCCTTTGCATCCCTTAAATGATGGTCTCTGCTCTTCACTTCAGAAAAATGTTGTGTCTGGCAACAAAAGGGGGTTCTCAGATGCCATGAATGGACACTCAGAGGTGCAAACCTTGCTCTTATTCATGTGAATCAGAAGTTTGTTGTTTGATTCATCTAACTTGGCAAAAACAATCTGTGGTGCAgatcaaatttcttacaaatTCAGATGCAAACATGGTGCTGTCACCTAGGCATTCTGCAAACTTGGGTCTTAAATCAGGTTCTACCATCGAGAACCTTAGTGGCCAACCGACTAAAGTGAAAGACATTGCAGCTCATAAGGTGATACAAGAAAGGTCTCATGCTGTTAATGAGACCCGTCCGGGTCCTAATAGCTCTCCAAACAACAACAGCAGTGCACCTGCACCCAAGTGAGTGTGAAAAAGTTTCTGACGAGTCCAGCAATTTTTATGAGCGTAGGGTCTAATTTTCTTTGTTGGGCAGGGCGCAGGTTGTGGGTTGGCCTCCCATAAGATCATTTAGAAAGAACTCATTGGCAacaacttcaaagaacaatgatGAAGTAGATGGAAAAGCTGGGCCTGGTGCTCTATTTGTCAAGGTTAGCATGGATGGTGCTCCTTATTTGAGGAAAGTTGACTTGAGAAATTACTCTGCATACAAGGAACTGTCTTCCTCCCTTGAGAAGATGTTTAGCTGTTTTACAATAGGTGAGCTTCCCAACTTTATCTCGTATAAAAAATTGGGTCAGTGGAGTTTATAATATGATTTGTGGGGTGAACCGTGAATGTGTATTTCTTTCCAAAGATTTTCCAGCTGCTGTTTTATGATGATGTCAGGTCAATACGGATCTCATGGAGTTCTGGGCAGGGAGATGCTAAGTGAGAGCAAGCTGAAGGATCTCTTACATGGTTCTGAATATGTTCTTACTTATGAGGACAAAGACGGTGATTGGATGCTTGTTGGTGATGTGCCTTGGGAGTAAGTTTAACTGTcgttactttttctttttccttttggttGTTTTGTGTTGGCTACATAATCAATATGTTGATGTTAGATACTTTGCATCAATATCGTTTGATAACTATTTATCACTCCCTTGGCCTTTCCATCTACATGTTGTTGGGTTACTGGGAACTTACTATCATTTTAAGATtgaggagttttaacttttaattgaTGTTTGATGTGAGCAAACTCAAAAAGTattatcttgtttgattttggtACTACTTAGCATGAATATGTTGGAATATGAACCTaggaaaccctaaaaatgaatatgaataatgaatcttttcattttttttgtggacCTTCAATGGTGATATTTATTGTCTATAACGTATGCAAATGTGGAAACATATGTCATATCATTATTTAGCAttttaaaagagagagagatgctgGTTTTCTACCAATTTAATCTGAACAGCTCAATGCTAGATCATAACTTCTTCCGAATCCTTTCCTTTGAGCGCAAGCATTTTTATTGTTACAAAGCCCTTTAAAGGATTCATGAATTCTCATGGATGTGAACAATAAATTGGAAAATATCAAACATGATATGGTCCAtcaacaataaatttttttgccTGAATAGAAtaagatgaaagaaaaaaatcctATAAAAATAGCCCCTTGAATCATGTTAATGAATTATTGATTAATAACATCAACTAATTTACAATATTCTGAAGCATCTTGCCAGTTCAGAGGGTCTCAAACTTGTGAAATAATCGTTGTTCTTAATTGTTATAATTGTACCGTTTGAGTTTACCCCAATCCTTTTTTCTTGTCAGGATGTTTACTGATACATGCAAGAGGCTGAGGATCATGAAGAGCTCTGATGCGATTGGCCTAGGTACGTATATGATGAGAAGTTTACCACCTTGAAATGTAATTTGTTGGCTGTTTTAGTGTAAAGCATTGCATTCAGGTATTGTGAATTAACAGATGTCCATACATTGATGATGCCTTACAAACTTGGCTGTAGTATGTTAATGTGCAGCTTTAGAAGTTGAGAGCAATTTTTATATTGTCTTTATATAACAtcctttttttctcttgatGAAATGGAGTCATTTTTACAGCCCCTTGAGAGATGGTTCAAGGCCAAAATGAAGATTGAAATAGTCCTACAGAGAATGTTGAGAATGTTGAATCATTTAGAGAGAGATTATATTCTCAATTTCCCACCACTAAAGTTGCATACTAAATTGTGAGGGTAAAGTCAAAAGATAGTTGTTCACTTGTTTGACGAATGTAATCGTCCTATagaggttttttttattatttaaatgaGAGACATGCTTTATGGGCCAACATTTGTTCAAAAGCGCTCATTTATTATGATGCCTTGAGGATATGACTAGGTTTGAAAACAGGGACCGAATGCGCTGATGAGACTAGACTGCTTGTTTTTTAGTGAACTATATGCATAAGCagttttttccttaaattttctaTTTACTGGAGCTCATTTGTTGGATAATTTTATCTGCAGCCCCCAGGACCATGGAGAAATGCAGGAACAGGAACTAGTAAGCACTTAATATGGTGATGGCTATCCTTCCAGTGCCTTTGGGTTTCAAATTCAGAGGTGGAGACGACTAGATTCAATTTAGAGGGTGAGGAATGATAGGTTACTGGATTGGGTAGGAAATCATGGATATCTACTATAAATTATGTTGTCAATGTTTATGATTTCGTTGTGATGAATCAATGTACTCTTAGCTCCGTTTCCTGGACATTAGATTTATGAAACCCACAAGGCCGATGTATTTGGAGTCGAAAGTTTGATCTATTTTAAGTGTGGATCTGTTGGAGTCACAACTGTCGAGTCCAATGTATTGTAAAAATTGTTTGTTAACTACTCCTGTTTCTATTCTGAAAGCCTTTTGTCCATGTTTCTTTCCTTCTGACTCTAGCAACTTGGAAAGATCTTCGAATGTGCCGGCAAGTTAAGTTCATTTGCCGACTGATATAACGGTGTTATAGGCAAACGGCACGGTATTGCTTTTTCATAGCTGCATCATTTGAACATTATCTGGTGCCCTAACTTGTACCATGTTTTGAATTTTCTCATGCTCTACAAAGCCTTGTTTGTTTCTCTTTGAAGTATTCTTAATCTTTCTGAGCAGCGTCAGCATTGTCAAGTGTCAACAGCAGAAAAAAGAAGATTTGGGAATGGCTGGTACATTTCTCTATTCATCAAGTGGGCAAagaaaaaccagaaaataattGGAATCCAAGGTATCATTTGTTGGATTTCAAGAGTTTTGTTTAAACTATTTGAGATGTGGGCAGAGCTTTAGATATGGCTGTCGGAGGGTACTCATTATCAAGATCTTAGCATGTGATGACTGATGAGTACCATTGTTGATGTCCTAGACTTGAATACTTTATGTTGACAGTGAGGGCAGAATCATGGAAAGACTATGAGTTGTTAGGGGCATGAATGAGTTGCGAGACATTGATCTGATAGAAGTTATGGGAGGGTACTGTTACTGTACCTTTAGGATTCGGTGCCATTATTTGTAAGGCAGTGTCCTTAATTGATTGCATTCCAGTGTAAGGTCTTTGTTGCAGGTTGTTGAAAAACATGTCAAAATGAAAACCCAGATAAGGACGAGTCCCTTTGAATTATTTGATATATTCATGTCAAAATGGGGGGTGGACTGTGGAGGCAATGAAAGATTGATAAGATTGCCTCACTGTCTTTGAGGGTATGAATTAAAATGGTGCTGCTTTGTCTGCATCTTATATCTAATAATGTCCATGTAAGGTCACATGGGGTTAACGAAAAAGACACATCAAAGGCCGATCTATTGGTGTAAGTCATCGATGTCATTTATATTTAAAGATCTAATCTCTTTAAATTAAGATGAttcttttaaggacaaaaccaTGAACGTCTTAGGCCGAGAGCAGAGAATACCTCTTTCAATTGTATGACATGGATCTAAGAAGTGCTCGTATTTCTAACACAGTAGTATCGGAGCAACGACTTAATCCTAAAAGACCTCTACCTCTCTGTCCACTTATATAACCATTTTTTAACATGAAATTTGGGATTGGTCCTTTGTCTCTTCGAATGAGTGATACTTGTCAAGAGAATTATTTTGAGTCTaatcagattcaataattttgTTGACTCTGTTAGAATGATCTAGTAGGCAATAGCTAACTAGGTTTAATTGCAGCTAATAAACCAAATATCTAATACAGTGTGTTCTCTGTTCATGAACATTAGAGAGCAAGATTGCTTTCTATCTCAAGCCAAACTAAAAGAGTCAAGATAAAGTGGTTCTGTTTTATGAAACTCCTTTAAGTTTGATACGGTGTGGCTGTATGGGACTGGAGTTCAATACAATGGAAGTTGTGAAGTATGTACGGCGGATTTAATATGGGTATGGCCCACTAATCCGGAGGCCCATGAAAGGGGAAAAAGGAcaatattttgaagaaaaaaacgGTGATTGAGAGTGACAccatataaatttatatttttgatatCTGATATGGGTTTAAAGGACTGTGTAAGCAAAAGTTTTTTATCTGACGATaaaataagttgggtcaaaacctaGCGTGTGATTACAAGGATAGAAGACAATATTCGATATTGGTTTATACGGGTGATTGTGTTATCATTTCACGAGATTCAAGCTTGCCCATATCAACGAGGACATTTATTTTACTATCTACATAGATCAAGACCCCATAACCTGAAAACCCAATCTAATGCCCATTCCTTCAATTCCACAACGGAAAAAAATCAATGGTCAAATGCAATCCTTCTGCAACTGTGCATGGCAGCGAGATTTACAAACAGAGGGATGGCATAGTTTAACACATGACCCATTTAGGGCATGTTCAACAATACCATGGCAGttaaaaacaaatgaataaTAAGCCTTTTCAAGAACTAAAGAACAAGTGAATCTTGATCTTAAGGGTAAAGGGTTTCTACACTCTCTTTGTAATATTCCTCCTTTCCATGCGGACCATGCTTTTGGTCCAAAGATGAGATAGTACTTAATGATAGTTGGTTATATTCACCAATTTTTTCAATAATCGCTTGTTCCTCGGCCGGATTAACCGCATTTTATATGTTTCGTATCTATTTACTTGCTTTTGAGGGTCGAATATTCATTTTTGGGTAatcaaatatgtttttttgataatcgaggAAAGCACGACATGGCTTTCGAATAGTTGAGTGAGCGTAAATCTTGGGCCAATAAAACAGTCAATACCACGCTTACGACAAATAAGACTTGGCATAAGCAAATGTGGGTAGAGGCCCAAAAGTGTGACAAGCCCACGGAACGAGGATTCTACAAAGAAATATCTCAGATGGTTGATTCGAACTCCCGACTCGAGCCCAGTAGGCTCCACATCTgaagagataaccaactacATAGGCTATCACCAAATGGTTGCTACTTGGTAGTTAAACATATTAACCCGTATTTCATTTACTTATAATTAAACATGATTAATTCCTTTTGCTTTGACAATGATTAGAGCACTAATAATACTTCTTTTTTAATACATCCATTATTGTAAAGTTAATATTCCCCTCGGAATTCCTAGTGCATGTACCCATAATTAATCcaaaagacaagtttttaagttgaaaaaaaaaaaagggaatgaAGATAAGATTGTTGCCTGCATGAATGTCAAAAGTGTTGAAATATGTAGTTAGGCAATAGGCAGAGATGTGGTAACTAATTTTAATCAATTATGTTAATTAAGTCTTCTTTTCCTCACAAAGTCAAAAGGTTTTGCATGGAGTTGGAGTGGTTGGCAGTCATCAAACTGAGATTTGTTTGGAGAAAATCAACGATTATAATCTGCCAATCTTTTTGAAAATCCCCACCAATGCTCACTTTAATAATTGTTATTTTGACTAATAATAAGTGATTATTGTCAACATTCAACACAATAATTAGTCAGCCTATCATTATTATTTCATCAACACAATCATTTTTTTCCACATGAAAATCCTCAATGGAGTTCATATGCTTTCTCTTTCCCAAGTTGGTGCATGTAGAGTAGCTAAAAACATAACACAACAATTAATAAAGTGAAACATCACCTTCAAAGTTGAAACATCAAATATTCTACTAAACCAAAATTCTGGTTACTAAAgtgaaataaaatgaaagatGTGGAATTAGGTACCAACCTATAGTAATTAAGCGACGGTCTAGTTGATTATCTATAGACTCAGGACATAAAGAATCTTACCTAAGATCAGGAGTTCGATTATAAGCTCGCGTAGTTATTTCTAATGGGTTTGCGCAAGGTCTCCGCCAAACTAATCTGTTAAGTAGGTTTGCGCATGGCGTGTCTAACCCGGTCCGATTTTGTACTTAATAGATAGGCTATTCATAAGACACAtgcttagagcatccacagtggtgcTTGTAATATCAAGCactccaaaatcattctctctcttcaatttTATCCTGCGTGGCACAATTGGACGAGTGAATCCCATAATATACATTATTCCTCAACACTttatacattccaacactctatactcactttctctattttctctctcttcattttcgtcacctctctcttcctttttatcatctctctcttcactgttcatcaactatatacatactccaactctcaagtatcatttttccacaactaaattttcaagtgtcattttttacccattgtgtgcatatagcgctatacttatcaaaaaaatagcATTTCAAGTACTTTAAATACACTCCAtgatacccattgtgaacatctagtacttaacttatcaagaaaacaTCATCTCAAGTAGTTTAAAattatcccattgtggatgctcttagttgttatcggttatcaaaaaattttaaaaaaacaaaaaacactgcATTGGGAAATTAACTGCTGCCCCAGTGTGAAATGTTTATTAGACCATTTGATGCATAATACCGTGTGAGACCCaccttgttttgaatttgaaGCTAGACTTTAACGGTAATGATATTTTCATTGGCTGGGTTTGGGCTGGAGATAGCTAGTGGCCATTGTGAGGCCTTGAGggtatctctctctcatcagaAATCACAACAGACTCTGTCGTTAATTAATTGGCCAATCATTGTACAAGAACGgggtagggtttagggtcccCACCTCTTGGAGAATCTCAATGGGCCAACCCAGACCCGAATGATTAGGATCACAATCAAACAAGTAGTAATGCTAATGCCGGTTCTATATAACTGGGCCTACCCAGATCCAAAATGGAGCTCACTTTGTTCAATGATCCGCCCCGTTTTCTAAATCACAATTATCACCAAAATTAAGGTTGCAATTTGGTATTGCGGATTCCAACCcacttttttgaatttttcttcGACCAAATTGATGTTCAACGTTGATTTTTTTTAGATAACCGAAAACGATATCATCAAAGTTTGTCTTTCGAACATTCAATATGAAAATTTCTCATCTGATGACAGTGTAAGTTGAGATATTACTCTCAGTGaccacaaagatattgctctcaatgaaaatcgaactcgTGTCTTTTGGAATTCATATGATTTGGTCGTAGAGAGATTCACCATTCAACTATTAATCTAATAGGGCAAGACACACCAGGTCCATTTTGGTATGGTACGTCCAGATAAGTACAATGTATGAAGTCGGCCTGAACCGCAATAATAACTAATAAAATGTTATAAAACTGTAATGTCCATGCTATTGCTGGCTGGTGATGGTAtgatataaaattgaatgacatatatatacatacatacatgtatgtatgtatatggtgGTTATGGGATTGTAGCAGTTATAGGTTAGTGATGTGCCCATGTATGGCAACATCTCAACAACCAGCAGGAAGGCAGGCTTTCATTTCGATCTCATTAATGGACTAATTTTATAATTCGTAAACGAAACTATAAATGATATTAATGGTTCTTGGAACCTGCATAAACTTATCTTCCATGTGACCTCACCAACTATTTAATGTctgtttgattaaaaaaaaatgtccgTCGATCAATCAATAAATAAGGTAGTCAGAGTCAGACGGTTGTAGCGAACCGTATGAACCCGTAAAGTCCAAGTTCGAGTTTCACTAATTACGAGAGGCCGATGActtgagtttaaactcatattggATCATCAAATGATAAACTTGGATTGTGTCATtctcgattataaaaaaaagaggataTGCCTCTAACGAATTCCCTACATCAATTGTGATCAACTCAATTAACAATAAAACCTttcaatcaattatattatgtGGGAAGTTGTTTATTGACAATCATAAGTTAATTAGGTAATGGTTAACTAATTATTGGATAGTTGGCTATAAACAATGTGAAGATACCATGCATGCAGATGCAGAGCCCTTGTGACAAGGCCACGCAGCCACCAGCGCACTCAAGAATTAATGTTTACCTTCTAATTGTAATGATCATGCTAATGACACCATCATCAAATCTGAGTAATCTTGATTAATTAATGTGATTAAGTGATTTGAGATCCCATTACAGAAAATATAATTGTACAAAAGTATTAACTTTTTGGGGTATAGTTCtaaagttaaaaataaaaaataaaaaagaattggTCAAGCTTGTACTTGAGGGATTCCTTCATGGTTGTGATCACATTCCCACATGCTTACTCTTCTCTTCCAGACTTCCCACGTGGCATTTAGAGAtcatccacacacacacatatataaataatgggAATAGTCTAGCTTGTTATCTTTCAAAATTTAGGATGTAAAGAATCTCATATGAGATTGTGAGTTTGATTTCTAAACTGACGGATCTATTTCCAAGTGTTTTGCCTGAGTCTCGACCCAATTAACTTGTAAAGCGGATTTGCGCGtgtctaattatatatatatatatatatatatatatatatatatccaaaaagAGACAATAAAAATCTTCAAAAATTGTAAGACGATTAGGGTTCCGATTGATAAATTAAACCATGCCCGCCCAATGTAGGGTTATGATGTAATTATGTGCATAAGAAGATGGAAGCAACTTGGATTAATTAATGATTAGATATCTCTTTCAACTATGCCGCATGTGATGATGACAAATTATAAATCAACAAGACCTTAAACCTACcatttataataaataaatttttttaaaaaataccttAAACCTACCATGAGAATTGAGAAATGGGTTGTACGTTCTCTCAATCTCTCTTTTTCAGAATCAATTGCTTTTTCATGCATGAGACAGAATACATGCTAAGTTGGCTGAACAACTCACACAATGTCACGTGACATGTGCCACGCATTTTCATTCAAAAGCCCATCATTATAGACTATGACTTTTCGACCGACCTtcaaatgcaaatgcaaatgtatttatttatttctttatctAATTAGGTGCGTAATaacaacaaattaattaagCATATGCATATAgataacacacacatatatgtaaaatattttcatgagtatatctattatatattcatacttcatgtgtatatatatatatgctaccatCAGTGAATTCTAAAAATTCAAGTATAATTGTAGAGCCCCGATCCTTGAATTTGTGGgggttatttttaattttttttaacatggtcCTCTTATTAATTATTGAGCAACGTCTCCATAGCCAGGTGTTGTGAAACGTGTGTACACGTGCCCTACAATCAAAATCACACCATAAATGGCCTACTTTATATCAATTTTGTTTTGTCCATTAAAaggtaataaataatttaatttgactTTTTAAAATTGGTCCGCATTATTCATAAATTGGCCCCTCTACGttaataaaacataaatgaaaTAGTTCATCTTCCtaataa
It encodes:
- the LOC120011418 gene encoding auxin-responsive protein IAA9-like; translation: MSPPLGVGEEGQSNVTLLASSNSGGSVCQNGLELKEHNYMGLSDSSSRDSSVVSVASDETKTSLNLKATELRLGLPGSQSPEREPQISLSSSARLDEKTLFPLHPLNDGLCSSLQKNVVSGNKRGFSDAMNGHSEIKFLTNSDANMVLSPRHSANLGLKSGSTIENLSGQPTKVKDIAAHKVIQERSHAVNETRPGPNSSPNNNSSAPAPKAQVVGWPPIRSFRKNSLATTSKNNDEVDGKAGPGALFVKVSMDGAPYLRKVDLRNYSAYKELSSSLEKMFSCFTIGQYGSHGVLGREMLSESKLKDLLHGSEYVLTYEDKDGDWMLVGDVPWEMFTDTCKRLRIMKSSDAIGLAPRTMEKCRNRN